In Candidatus Dadabacteria bacterium, the following are encoded in one genomic region:
- the rpiA gene encoding ribose-5-phosphate isomerase RpiA, whose amino-acid sequence MGKTEELKKAAGVKAVDFVRAGMLVGLGTGSTAEFAIEELSKRIRDGRLSDISCVPSSERTKNFAEVMDLDLVELDSARRIDVTIDGADEIDSDFNLIKGGGGALLREKVLAQNSKRNIIVADESKLSRRLGERFPVPVEVLQFALEAEKDYLESLGGEVRLRLARDGSPFLTDQGNLIVDWSFGEMDDPSFFAYRLSARAGIVEHGLFIGTTSDVIVAFSQEVKHFVTISDA is encoded by the coding sequence ATGGGTAAGACCGAAGAACTTAAAAAGGCTGCGGGCGTAAAAGCCGTCGACTTCGTGCGTGCGGGAATGCTTGTCGGACTCGGCACCGGGTCGACTGCGGAGTTTGCTATCGAAGAGCTCTCAAAGCGGATAAGAGACGGCCGGCTTTCGGATATATCCTGCGTTCCAAGTTCCGAGAGAACGAAAAATTTCGCCGAGGTCATGGACCTTGACCTCGTTGAACTCGATTCGGCAAGAAGGATTGACGTTACTATTGACGGAGCGGATGAAATCGATTCCGATTTTAACCTGATAAAAGGGGGCGGAGGAGCTCTTTTAAGAGAGAAGGTTCTCGCTCAGAACAGCAAAAGAAATATAATCGTCGCTGACGAATCGAAGCTCTCGCGGCGGCTTGGAGAGCGTTTTCCCGTTCCCGTCGAGGTGCTTCAGTTTGCCCTTGAAGCTGAAAAGGACTACCTCGAGAGTCTTGGAGGAGAGGTCCGCTTACGACTCGCTCGCGACGGTTCCCCGTTTTTGACAGATCAGGGAAATCTTATTGTCGACTGGAGCTTTGGAGAGATGGACGACCCCTCTTTTTTCGCCTACCGGTTGTCTGCAAGGGCAGGGATAGTCGAGCATGGTCTTTTCATAGGTACTACAAGCGATGTCATAGTAGCTTTTTCCCAGGAAGTGAAGCACTTTGTGACAATCTCGGATGCTTAA